A stretch of Fusarium fujikuroi IMI 58289 draft genome, chromosome FFUJ_chr10 DNA encodes these proteins:
- a CDS encoding related to peptide transporter, whose protein sequence is MSISEKETKPESPSSKADIYPADEKRGLPQEDKNVHDIEIMSSDKVKQPLETAEDIVTHVIQVDDDPTMNPWTIRMFAVGIGLSAFGAVLQEIMYFKPQVVYVSVMFLTVLAETLGTGLAHIIPRWGRIGRLLNPGPWNRKEHTAAVLMASAASVSALSTEALTVQKLWYGGYPSVAAGIFVTLSSQLIGYGVAGMMRSVLLYPTKMLYPANLPITTVMETLHKPKSETRKRFQVFWIVFVAIFCWEWFPEYIFPLLSAVSVFCLADRHNPVFTNLFGGSQGNEGMGFLSICFDWNYIAGFGSPLWMPLQTLFNSYLGYIGGIALSMGLYYGNYWRAKDFPFMAQLLYDGASNTTTHIPYNETSIMNPDFTVNNDLVDQQGLPYLTATYINYLITSNAGLTATIVHMLLWNYAEVSLGWNWITLAKLKQLLRPESYKFWKQTGTRSEEEKQKLRDDPTIDPHYKLMLDYDEVPNSWYFVILLCSIVIGLSCLYAMKSTLPWWGFILAILFLIVIMVFFGAQYAITGFGFNLQPIFQMLAGYMFPGRPLANMYFTSYTYNAFSQGTLLLRDLKLAQQNKLSPKATFTTQVIGCVLGALLNYVMMISIVDNQATILMSAEGTNVWSGAQVQQFNTLAIAWSIAPKMFSIGARYEWVTIAYLIGFAAPLPFYFAHKFFPHIRIFSYLNIPIILWYLGYLFVGLNASITSYFILGAFGQFYLRRYRPEWFVKWNYLISAALDGGTQVMVFIATFAVFGGSGKSVPFPAWAGNKVNNYDYCAFNENS, encoded by the exons ATGAGTATCTCTGAGAAGGAGACCAAACCAGAGAGCCCTTCTTCCAAGGCGGATATCTATCccgctgatgagaagaggggTCTTCCTCAGGAGGACAAGAATGTTCATGACATTGAGATCATGTCGTCTGATAAGGTGAAGCAGCCGCTTGAGACTGCTGAGGATATCGTCACACATGTTATTCAGGTCGACGATGACCCTACCATGAACCCATGGACGATTCGCATGTTTGCCGTTG GTATTGGACTGTCGGCCTTTGGTGCTGTCCTCCAAGAAATCATGTACTTCAAGCCCCAAGTCGTCTACGTCTCCGTCATGTTCTTGACCGTCCTCGCTGAAACGCTCGGTACCGGTCTCGCGCACATCATCCCACGCTGGGGTCGCATCGGTCGTCTTCTCAACCCCGGCCCCTGGAACCGAAAGGAACATACCGCCGCTGTCCTTATGGCATCAGCCGCTTCAGTCTCAGCCTTGTCTACCGAGGCCTTGACTGTCCAGAAGCTCTGGTATGGCGGATACCCCTCCGTGGCAGCCGGTATCTTCGTCACTCTGTCGTCTCAGCTTATCGGATATGGTGTCGCTGGTATGATGAGAAGTGTTCTGTTGTACCCTACCAAGATGCTGTACCCTGCCAACCTTCCCATCACGACTGTCATGGAGACTCTGCATAAGCCCAAGTCAGAGACCAGGAAGAGATTCCAAGTCTTCTGGATTGTCTTTGTCGCCATCTTCTGCTGGGAGTGGTTCCCCGAG TACAtcttccctctcctctccgCTGTCTCCGTCTTCTGCCTCGCCGACCGTCACAACCCCGTCTTCACAAACCTCTTCGGCGGCTCCCAAGGTAACGAGGGAATGGgcttcttgagcatctgcTTCGATTGGAACTACATCGCTGGCTTCGGCTCACCTCTCTGGATGCCCCTTCAGACACTCTTCAACAGTTATCTCGGCTACATTGGCGGTATCGCCCTGTCAATGGGTCTCTACTACGGAAACTACTGGCGCGCCAAGGACTTTCCCTTCATGGCACAGCTTCTCTACGATGGAGCTTCCAACACGACCACTCATATTCCTTACAACGAGACTTCCATCATGAACCCCGACTTCACTGTCAACAACGATCTCGTCGACCAGCAGGGCCTTCCTTACTTGACTGCTACCTACATCAACTATCTCATCACCTCCAACGCTGGTCTCACTGCCACAATTGTGCATATGCTTCTCTGGAACTATGCCGAGGTCAGCCTGGGATGGAACTGGATCACACTCGCCAAGTTGAAGCAGCTTCTCCGTCCTGAATCATACAAGTTCTGGAAGCAGACCGGTACTCGCtccgaggaagagaagcaaaagctcCGCGACGACCCTACCATCGATCCTCATTACAAGCTGATGCTCGACTACGATGAGGTTCCCAACAGTTGGTACTTCGTTATCCTCCTCTGTAGCATCGTCATTGGATTGTCTTGCTTGTATGCCATGAAGTCGACTCTCCCGTGGTGGGGTTTTATCTTggccatcctcttcctcatagTCATAATGGTTTTCTTTGGAGCCCAATATGCCATCACTGGATTCGGTTTCAACCTCCAGCCCATCTTCCAGATGTTGGCTGGCTACATGTTCCCTGGTCGCCCTCTTG CCAACATGTACTTCACTTCGTACACCTATAACGCTTTCAGCCAGGGAACCCTCCTCCTTCGTGACCTGAAGCTCGCCCAGCAGAACAAGCTCTCTCCCAAGGCCACTTTCACTACTCAGGTCATTGGCTGTGTCCTTGGTGCTCTTCTCAACTATGTCATGATGATCAG CATTGTTGACAACCAGGCTACCATCCTCATGTCAGCCGAAGGTACTAACGTCTGGAGTGGAGCGCAGGTGCAGCAGTTCAACACCCTGGCTATCGCCTGGTCCATCGCCCCCAAGATGTTCTCCATCGGTGCCCGCTACGAATGGGTCACCATCGCCTATCTCATCGGATTTGCTGCTCCTCTCCCCTTCTATTTCGCCCACAAGTTCTTCCCCCACATCCGAATCTTCTCGTACCTTAACATCCCCATCATTCTCTGGTACCTTGGTTACCTTTTCGTTGGACTCAACGCCTCGATCACCAGCTACTTCATCCTCGGTGCCTTCGGTCAGTTCTACCTCCGACGATACCGCCCTGAGTGGTTCGTGAAGTGGAACTACCTCATTTCTGCCGCTCTCGATGGTGGTACCCAGGTCATGGTTTTCATTGCGACTTTTGCTGTCTTCGGTGGCTCTGGAAAGTCGGTTCCCTTCCCAGCGTGGGCTGGGAACAAGGTTAATAACTATGACTACTGCGCCTTCAATGAGAACAGCTAA